TCATCAGAATTATATTCTAGGTCTTACCATTAATTTGACACAACAATGAACGAGGGCGAAATACATCAAACATACTGAAGACATTCAGCAGGaaggtggctgccaagcagatgAAGTACAGATTGCAGCACTTTCCATGCAACGAATGGAATCTGGGCAGCCAAAAGTATACGGCAATGGTAATTACCATGCATATTATAGAAGCCGACTTGACTGAAAGAAAAGGAATCGGCCAGATCTCTTGAACACTCTCTTGTGTGGCTCATTTTGAGAACTTACCGTAGCCCATGACCATGGAAGGCTCCACAACGCAGTTGTAGGGAGCGATGGTATAATCGTAGTATGTTATGTTGTTCGCCTTTCGCGGCTGCAGGCAATACTCCTGCTTGGAAAGGTTCTTCTTGTCGTAAtgccgcaaaagttttccATCCTAGACAGTGCATTAGTTCAATTTGTATAGAAATGGCAGAGATATACCCTAACAAACCTCGAACAGGGTCCACTGATCTTCAGAGGACAAGTCTCTGTCAAGTGCATAATGAGTCTTACATGGCAGAGGTAGGTCTTCCTGCACAAACATCTCTGTCAAAATATGTTTACTCGCTATCGATCCATCGTCTTGCATTATATCCAGCGTCATGTCGTAGGATAGTGAGTTCTCTTTCTTGGAACACCCGAAACTTTTCATCCGCTTTATCATCGGACAACAGAATCGAATGCAGGTCTTCAACTTGCACACACATCCTCGGATGTGCTTGGGCACGGATATCCTATCCCCATCGTACTGGATCACATGGTCGTACTCTCCAGTGAGACTCGCAGGAACTGTGAGATTCTTGTATCTATAAGATCCATTTTCTGCCTTGAAGCTGCTCGTTATATTGACCGTATCGAAAAAGTCGCAATCGGTGATATCGTTAGCCCGCACACCAATGGCCATTAGGATGCTCAGCAGGAGCAGTGTGCATCCACATACGCGGCTATTCATTCCGAGTGGCACTTGTAATGCAAGTTTTCCGTTATGTCGACTAGTCGGTCCAACGACTCAATCCGTAATAACCATCCGACTTGGCTCCGTTTAATGATATCACACATATACTTGCTATATTGAAATGATTCCATGGAGTCAAGAAGTTACTTTTATCAGCAAAAGCACATGTATGTGAGCTTGGGCACATAGTATAGAGAAATATTTGATATCGGACTGTAATTTACAAGAACATCATGGAATTAAATTTAAATCGCTTTTCGAGTAACGGCTCAAAACTGCTATGGGATATCTCGGCTCTTCCTGGAAATCGGGATATCTATGAGCACCAAAGTAGCAAAGATCTCAGCTCTAAAAAAACTACTAAAGATATTTTTccaaaatttaaaatttttttcaACGTTCCCATTACAATAGGGAATTTATTTCATATCCTGCTTGAGCTGGAAGTCCTGTGTCAGACTGCATGTTGCAGACTCAACTCCACTTAACCGTCTTTCGTGGGTTCTGAAAGAAGTAGTTAAGTTTCTTTAAAAGATACATTAGTGGCAAAGATAATGCACTTACCGCTCACGGATGGCCCTGATCATGTCCCTGTTGCAGAATGTGACAAGGAATATTATGATCCCCTGGCTGCACTTAATAATATCAGCTGCTACAATCAAGGGCTTGCAGACCTTCTGAGTTTCACAAATAAATGCCACGATTTCCAGAACCCAACTGCCGCCCATTATGATGAACAAATGCAGATACACGCCGTAACTAAATAacatatataaaaaaatgTATGCTGGTTAAATATATATGCCTATAAAATACATGACTTAAAGAAACTTTTACGATTTATATTAAATGTTTAGAAACCTCATTAGATCTCATTCACTTTTTGGAAACTTGAATCTATAAATGAAATATGTAATATATAATCATACCTTATAGCAAACCATTTTTGGATTTACATACTTAGCTCGGTTCTTCGACATTTGTTTCTGTTCGATTCCGTTTAACTTTTTTGAACTGATCTTGTCCAACACGTAAATGTGACGGGTTGTCACAGAGAAAATTGTTAGGTTGAAGGATAACAAtatcgccagcggagaataaAAATAGAGCATTCCCGACCAACCTTGAGCTAACAGATATAAGAGATTTTCCATAATTCAGAGACAGAGTTAAAATCGTAAAAGACATATACCTAAGATCCAGCAGGAGAACACGCCCACAGCAGGTACCAAGGTTAAAGTTTTGTCTAGTTTGCTGGAATATGGTACAAGTCTGTCTACCAAGAATACGACCAGAGTCAGTGCTCCAGCAATGCTCCAGACGATGAGGTTATAGTTGAGAAAACTCCTCCTTCCGGCCTCTTGG
This region of Drosophila miranda strain MSH22 chromosome 2, D.miranda_PacBio2.1, whole genome shotgun sequence genomic DNA includes:
- the LOC108156733 gene encoding probable G-protein coupled receptor Mth-like 11, which produces MNSRVCGCTLLLLSILMAIGVRANDITDCDFFDTVNITSSFKAENGSYRYKNLTVPASLTGEYDHVIQYDGDRISVPKHIRGCVCKLKTCIRFCCPMIKRMKSFGCSKKENSLSYDMTLDIMQDDGSIASKHILTEMFVQEDLPLPCKTHYALDRDLSSEDQWTLFEDGKLLRHYDKKNLSKQEYCLQPRKANNITYYDYTIAPYNCVVEPSMVMGYVKSASIICMVITIAVYFWLPRFHSLHGKCCNLYFICLAATFLLNVFSMFDVFRPRSLLCQINGYAGYFAVMATFLWLSVISFDLWRRFALRRFHEFNRNSRSSFLNYNYIVWNTAAVLTLGILMIDLFTKFNSANPRTPGVGEYTCWIYTEGWSAMYYFYSPLIMLILLNGTMFALTSRYIYVENKRNQQVLNQNERQRKSTNKANYRVYLRLFIIMGGSWCLEIMAFICYMEKVFEEFTTAADLINCSQGMIIFLATFCNCDILRSIHNRIQNRYSTATDSTGSSRNPDLDKFGNSERN